The DNA segment TACCCGTGGCTTGCCGGCGGACGCCTAATGTCTTCGGTGACGAGGACGTTCGAGGGACGAGCCGGAGACCGTCGAACCCGCCAGAGGTTTGGCGGTCGGCTCCCAACCGCGCTCATGGACGCGTCCGTCGTGGTCGTCGGTGGGGGACTGGCGGGGCTGGTCGCGGCCCGCCGGCTCGGGAGCCGCGGTGCGGAGGTAACGCTGCTCGAGCGCGAAGCCGAGGTCGGCGGCCGGGTCCGCTCGACCCACGAGGACGGCTACACGTTCGACCGGGGCTTTCAGGTGCTGTTCACCGCCTACCCGACCGCCCGCCGTGAACTCGACTACGACGCCCTCGACCTGCGACGGTTCAAGCCTGGCGCGGTGCTCGCCCGGCCCGGAAGCCGCTCGGTCCTCTCGGACCCGCTTCGCGATCCGAGGGCGCTCGCGGAGTCGACGGTCAACACCGAGGTGTCGACGCTCGACAAGCTCCGGACGCTCGCGCTTCGCCGCCGGCTCTCGGGCGTCGATCCCGAGACACTCTTCGACGGCGGCGACCAGACGATCCGGGCGGCGCTGCTCGAACGCGGCTTCTCCGAGCGGTTCGTCGAGAACTTCGCCGCGCCCTTCTACGGCGGGATCACGCTCGATCGCTCGCTCTCGAGTTCGGCGGCGACGTTCGACTACACCTTCACGATGCTCGCGCGCGGGGAGATCGCCGTCCCCGCGGAGGGGATGGGCGCGATCAGCCGACAGCTCGCCGGCGCCGCCCGGGAGGCCGGCGCGGCGATCGAGACCGGACGAGCGGTCGACTCCGTCGAGGGAGACGGCGAGGGAGCGACCGTCGTCGCCGGCGACGAGACCCTCGCTCCCGACGCGGTCGTCGTCGCGACCGACCCGCGCACTGCCCGCGAACTCACCGGCGTCGGGTCGATCCCGACCGAGGCGCGCGGCTGTGTCACCCAGTGGTACGCCTTCGACGGCGAACTCGACGCGGGTCGACGGCTGCTGCTCAACGCCGACGGGGAGACGCCGAACCACGTCGTCGACCACACCGCCGTCGCTCCGGAGTACGCGCCCGACGGCGAGACGCTGTTGAGCGCGACGTTCCTCGGCGAACCGGACGAGAGCGACGAGGAGCTCGCTGCACGGACCCGCGAGGCGCTCTCCTCGTGGTACCCCGCACGCTCCCTCGAGTCGCTCTCCCCGCTGCACACCGACCGGATCCCGTTCGCACAGTTCGTCCAACCGCCCGGCTTCTACAGGGAACGTCCCGACGTACGCGCGCCGTCGGGGCCGGTCTACCTCGCGGGCGATTACGTCGAGTGGTCGGCGATCCAGGGCGCGATGGAGGGCGGTGCGCGCGCGGCTGACGCGGTCGTCGAAGACGTCGAGTGACGGCCGAGGCGCCCTCGGACGCTCAGAGCATGGCGCGGAACTCCGCGAGCGGCGGGAACCACAGCGTCTCATCGGCGTCCTCGTCGCGAACGATCGGTCGGTACTCGCCCGGCTCGGCGAGCAGCGGCGAGCGAAACCGGCGCCTCCGCGAGACGTCGGTTCCGGGGGCCAGTCGGGTGAACGCCGGCAGGACGAGCGCCCGGCCGCCGGGGACGGCGGGACCGACGAGATAACAGGGGCGCTTTCGGCCCTCGATCGTGATCGCCGGGTGTTCGTGACCGATCACGTACAGCGACGCGTCCGCGTCCGGGAGCTCGTGGCCGTGGGTGACCAGCGCCTCGCCGACGGCGTGTTCGGGAGCGGTCTCGAGCAGCGAGCCGAGCATCGTGTCGTGGTTGCCCTCGACGGCGACCAGCGCCGCGCCGGCCTCGGCGACGCCTTCCTCGATCGCGGCGAGGGTTCGCTCGACCGACCACGGAACCCGGTCGAACGAGTGGAGCAGGTCACCGGCGACGACCACCTCCTCGGGGTCGAACCGCTCGAGCAGCCGTTCCAGACGGTCGAGAACGTCCGCACGCTCGCCCAGCGGGAGATCGACGTTCGAGGCGCGATCCCGGCCCAGATGGACGTCCGCGAGGACGAGCGCTCCCGTGTCCGGAAAGAAGACGGCACGATCGTGGAAGACGGCCTCCTCGAGCACGGGCAATCACTCGGCGGCTCGGGCCATGAGGCTGTCGGGTTTACGCCATCGTTCCAGGGATCGGGCCATTGCGGGTGGGCCGTCGGATCGCGCGAGGGCCGACCGAACCCGGGAGTCACTGCTCACGAGGTGGCCGGCGCCGTCGCCTCGCCCTCCCGGTCGGCGGCGTGGGCGTGTGCGGTCGTGTAGGCGTCGCGAACCCGCCGGAACGTCTCGGGATCGCCACCCTGGTCGGGGTGAACGCGTTTGACCTTCTGGCGGTAGGCCGAGCGGATCTCGCTCTCCGTGGCGTCGGTCTCGAGCCCCAGAAGCGCGAACGCGGCGGTCGTCTCCCCGTCGTCGGCCCTCGTGGTCAACTCGGGCGTCTCGAACGGGAGGCGTCGTCCGAGGTGAATGCTCGGCATCTCGTGTTCGACCAGTACGGCGTAGGTGTCGCTGGCCTCGATCCGGAAGTACGCGCGGGCGTCGAACGTGATCGCCACGTCACGTCGGGGGAGGTAGAAAGCGACCGGCTGGCCGTTCAGATCGTAGTCCTCGACGAACTCCTCGCCGATGGCCCGCAGATAGTGACGGATCTCCGTGCCTTTTCGGCTCGTGGCGTTCACGCCGCCGTCCGTCCGCTCGTCGTCGGGGAAGAGTCGCGATCCGATCACGAAGACCGCGGCGATGACGACGCCGATGGCTAGCCCGACGAGGACGCCGACGACCAGCCACCAGGGGAGGACCAACACGGGATCCGACTGCACGCTCCGGCGTAGGGGATCGACGATAAAGAAGGTTCCCGACCGAGTCAGCCGATGTAGCGCAGGTCGTCGTCGGTCGGGACGTTCTGGTTCTCGATCTCCTGCATCCGCTCGACGACGTCCTCCATCTCGTCGGCGCGCTCCTCGAGCTGGGTGAGGTCGACGTCGAGCCCGAGCAGCTCCTCGAGGACGCCCAGCACCGCCTGAGCGCTCTTGGGATCGACGAGGTAGCCGCTGGTCTCTCCCATCAGACACGCCGCCTCGAAGCCACGCCGGCCGCCCAGCCCCACGAGCAGGCCGCTGATCCCGACGATGCCGCCCTCGGGCTCGTTCTCGCGGAACTCGACGCCCGCGTCCTCGAGGGTCTCGATCAGCGATTCGTCGGTGGCCGCCCCGAGGACGGCGTGGTCCTCGACGAGCTCGCCGGTTGGGATCCCGCCGAGCGCGAACACGCGCTCGACGCCGGTCTCCTCGGCGGCGTCGAGGACGGCGTCGGCGATACGGTAGTGGCCGATGCCGCTCGCGGCCTGCTGGTCGCCCGTGAGCACGAGCAGGTCCCGGCCGTCGGTGGGGACGTGGTGGAGCTCGACGGAGACCAGTTCGGCCAGCCCGGACTCGTCGACGCTCACCTGTGGCGGGAGGTGTTCGGAGTAGAGCCGCCGGATCGGTTCGCCCTCGCGTTCCTCGATCAGCTGTTCGGCGACGAGGGTGCCGACGTGCCCGACGCCGGGGAGCCCCTCGATCAGCACCGGCTCGTCGAGTTCGGGCTCGGCGAGTACCTCGACCTCTACGTCGTCCATGCCCTCACTCGCGGCTCCGGCGCTTAAGAGCGCGTCGGTACTCGCCGTAGGGGTCCTCGGGGTTGAACGGCGCCGGCGCGCTGTTCACCGCTTTCGCGCCGCAGTCTGGACAGCTCGGAGAGAGGGTGTACACCGGGCGGTCGTGGCGCGCACGCCACGCCAAACAGATCCGGATGTCGGACTTCATCGCGCTACTCGTCGTCGGTCTTTC comes from the Halalkalicoccus sp. CG83 genome and includes:
- a CDS encoding RNA-protein complex protein Nop10 codes for the protein MKSDIRICLAWRARHDRPVYTLSPSCPDCGAKAVNSAPAPFNPEDPYGEYRRALKRRSRE
- a CDS encoding metallophosphoesterase codes for the protein MLEEAVFHDRAVFFPDTGALVLADVHLGRDRASNVDLPLGERADVLDRLERLLERFDPEEVVVAGDLLHSFDRVPWSVERTLAAIEEGVAEAGAALVAVEGNHDTMLGSLLETAPEHAVGEALVTHGHELPDADASLYVIGHEHPAITIEGRKRPCYLVGPAVPGGRALVLPAFTRLAPGTDVSRRRRFRSPLLAEPGEYRPIVRDEDADETLWFPPLAEFRAML
- a CDS encoding proteasome assembly chaperone family protein, encoding MDDVEVEVLAEPELDEPVLIEGLPGVGHVGTLVAEQLIEEREGEPIRRLYSEHLPPQVSVDESGLAELVSVELHHVPTDGRDLLVLTGDQQAASGIGHYRIADAVLDAAEETGVERVFALGGIPTGELVEDHAVLGAATDESLIETLEDAGVEFRENEPEGGIVGISGLLVGLGGRRGFEAACLMGETSGYLVDPKSAQAVLGVLEELLGLDVDLTQLEERADEMEDVVERMQEIENQNVPTDDDLRYIG
- a CDS encoding NAD(P)/FAD-dependent oxidoreductase, whose protein sequence is MDASVVVVGGGLAGLVAARRLGSRGAEVTLLEREAEVGGRVRSTHEDGYTFDRGFQVLFTAYPTARRELDYDALDLRRFKPGAVLARPGSRSVLSDPLRDPRALAESTVNTEVSTLDKLRTLALRRRLSGVDPETLFDGGDQTIRAALLERGFSERFVENFAAPFYGGITLDRSLSSSAATFDYTFTMLARGEIAVPAEGMGAISRQLAGAAREAGAAIETGRAVDSVEGDGEGATVVAGDETLAPDAVVVATDPRTARELTGVGSIPTEARGCVTQWYAFDGELDAGRRLLLNADGETPNHVVDHTAVAPEYAPDGETLLSATFLGEPDESDEELAARTREALSSWYPARSLESLSPLHTDRIPFAQFVQPPGFYRERPDVRAPSGPVYLAGDYVEWSAIQGAMEGGARAADAVVEDVE
- a CDS encoding J domain-containing protein produces the protein MQSDPVLVLPWWLVVGVLVGLAIGVVIAAVFVIGSRLFPDDERTDGGVNATSRKGTEIRHYLRAIGEEFVEDYDLNGQPVAFYLPRRDVAITFDARAYFRIEASDTYAVLVEHEMPSIHLGRRLPFETPELTTRADDGETTAAFALLGLETDATESEIRSAYRQKVKRVHPDQGGDPETFRRVRDAYTTAHAHAADREGEATAPATS